Proteins from a genomic interval of Streptococcus oralis:
- a CDS encoding DUF1827 family protein, producing the protein MKLINTTNSHSQLVKSQLESTDATLVEVYSAGNTDVVFTQAPLHYEILISNKHRAIREPEIETIQDFFLKRKIDKESIDEASIKTLYSDKLIEISIPIK; encoded by the coding sequence ATGAAGCTTATCAACACGACTAATTCACACTCGCAACTTGTTAAAAGCCAATTAGAAAGTACTGACGCAACTCTTGTTGAGGTCTATTCGGCCGGAAATACAGATGTGGTTTTCACACAAGCCCCGCTTCACTATGAAATCCTCATTTCCAACAAACACCGTGCTATTCGTGAACCCGAAATTGAAACCATCCAAGACTTCTTCTTGAAACGTAAAATCGACAAAGAAAGTATCGATGAAGCAAGTATCAAAACCCTCTATTCGGATAAATTGATTGAGATTTCAATCCCTATAAAATAA
- a CDS encoding NAD(P)H-hydrate dehydratase, which translates to MKVIDQTLLEKVIIERSRHSHKGDYGRLLLLGGTYPYGGAIIMSAIAAVKSGAGLVTVGTDKENIPALHSHLPEAMAFSLQDQQLLKEQLEKAEVVLLGPGLREDAFGEKLVKRVFDKLRNDQILIADGGALGILAKGQLPFPSSQLILTPHQKEWERLSGIVLDHQNTEATARALSAFPQGTILVEKGPATRIWQAGQSDCYQLQVGGPYQATGGMGDTLAGMIAGFAGQFHQVSLYDRVVVAAHLHSAIAQELAQENYLVLPTEISKALPKTMKKISQKGS; encoded by the coding sequence ATGAAAGTGATTGATCAAACTTTATTAGAAAAAGTCATTATTGAACGTTCTCGTCACAGCCATAAGGGAGATTACGGTCGTCTGCTCTTGCTAGGAGGGACCTATCCTTATGGGGGAGCTATCATCATGTCAGCCATTGCAGCTGTCAAAAGTGGGGCAGGGTTGGTGACTGTTGGCACGGATAAGGAGAATATTCCGGCTCTGCACAGCCATTTACCTGAGGCCATGGCTTTTTCTCTTCAAGACCAGCAATTGTTAAAAGAGCAGTTGGAAAAAGCAGAAGTAGTCTTGTTAGGTCCGGGCTTGCGAGAGGATGCATTTGGAGAAAAACTCGTAAAACGGGTTTTTGATAAGCTCAGAAATGACCAGATTTTGATTGCAGATGGTGGTGCTTTGGGCATCTTAGCAAAAGGCCAGTTACCATTTCCTTCCAGTCAGCTCATCCTAACTCCCCACCAAAAGGAATGGGAAAGACTGTCTGGTATAGTTCTTGACCATCAAAATACAGAGGCGACTGCCAGAGCTCTTTCTGCTTTTCCTCAAGGAACGATTCTTGTCGAGAAAGGTCCAGCGACTCGTATCTGGCAAGCTGGTCAGTCTGATTGTTACCAGTTACAGGTTGGAGGCCCCTATCAGGCAACTGGTGGAATGGGAGATACACTTGCTGGGATGATTGCAGGTTTTGCAGGTCAGTTTCACCAAGTCAGTCTCTATGATAGAGTGGTGGTAGCGGCTCACCTTCATTCAGCTATCGCGCAAGAACTAGCTCAAGAAAATTACCTTGTCTTGCCTACCGAAATTAGTAAAGCTCTTCCGAAAACAATGAAAAAAATATCTCAAAAAGGTAGTTAA
- a CDS encoding HAD hydrolase family protein has translation MKFVFDLDGTLSFDYMTIDEEIKQVLLKAENYGHEVVFASARSYRDCLGLLGPELSQRLVISLNGGVAYHLGKAIFERNLDARVYQALVDYCQTYNLPFFVDDCFDYSGQIVEKIPFISSVDPLKVACHQKLEDLGAPIKVVVYMGDHEDLLDDLLGQLERLGQAHLSYHAHEKCLYVNPLDTHKATTVEKLCGENFIAFGNDQNDIELFKTSLYSIQIGDFAGLIPYADETLDLKGEPSPAVAAKIFQTFAEFKGK, from the coding sequence ATGAAATTCGTATTTGACCTGGATGGGACACTATCTTTTGACTACATGACCATAGATGAAGAGATTAAGCAGGTTCTTTTAAAGGCTGAAAATTATGGGCATGAGGTTGTGTTTGCCTCAGCTCGCTCTTATCGGGATTGCTTGGGTTTATTAGGCCCTGAACTCAGTCAGCGCTTGGTCATAAGTTTGAATGGTGGTGTAGCCTATCATTTGGGGAAGGCTATCTTCGAAAGAAATCTCGATGCTAGAGTTTATCAGGCGCTAGTGGATTATTGCCAGACTTATAATCTCCCTTTCTTTGTAGATGATTGCTTTGACTATAGTGGTCAGATTGTGGAGAAGATTCCATTTATTTCCAGTGTGGATCCCCTGAAGGTAGCTTGTCATCAGAAACTCGAGGACTTGGGGGCTCCGATTAAGGTAGTCGTTTATATGGGTGACCATGAGGATTTGCTTGATGATCTGCTTGGTCAGCTAGAAAGACTAGGACAGGCTCATCTCTCCTATCATGCGCATGAAAAGTGCCTTTATGTTAATCCCTTGGATACTCATAAGGCAACAACTGTTGAAAAATTATGTGGGGAGAACTTCATCGCCTTTGGAAATGACCAAAACGATATTGAACTGTTTAAAACCTCTCTCTATTCTATTCAGATAGGAGATTTTGCTGGTCTTATTCCATATGCAGATGAAACGTTAGATCTAAAAGGAGAACCTTCTCCAGCAGTAGCAGCTAAAATCTTCCAGACCTTTGCGGAATTTAAGGGAAAATAG
- a CDS encoding DUF1797 family protein, whose translation MESHLVRIINRLEAMTKDGGNLKRNFEREGVVVAEVAYSHDEENGSLFTLRDVEARETYTFDSIDLIAMEIYELLY comes from the coding sequence ATGGAATCACATTTGGTTAGAATCATTAACCGCCTAGAAGCAATGACAAAAGATGGTGGAAATCTAAAACGTAATTTTGAACGTGAAGGTGTTGTTGTCGCAGAAGTTGCATACAGCCACGACGAAGAAAACGGATCACTCTTCACCCTTCGCGATGTAGAGGCTCGTGAAACTTATACTTTTGATAGCATTGATTTGATTGCAATGGAAATCTACGAACTCCTTTACTAA
- a CDS encoding ATP-dependent Clp protease ATP-binding subunit: MLCQNCKINDSTIHLYTNINGQQKQIDLCQNCYKIIKTDPNNTLFKGMTDLNNRDFDPFGDFFNDLNNFRASSNNVPPTQSGGGYGGNGGYGPQNRGPVQTPPPSQERGLLEEYGINVTEIARRGDIDPVIGRDEEIIRVIEILNRRTKNNPVLIGEPGVGKTAVVEGLAQKIVDGDVPHKLQGKQVIRLDVVSLVQGTGIRGQFEERMQKLMEEIRKREDIILFIDEIHEIVGAGSAGDGNMDAGNILKPALARGELQLVGATTLNEYRIIEKDAALERRMQPVKVDEPTVEETIIILKGVQKKYEDYHHVMYTDAAIEAAANLSNRYIQDRFLPDKAIDLLDEAGSKMNLTLNFVDPKVIDQRLIEAENLKAQATREEDFEKAAYFRDQIAKYKEMQKNKVTDQDTPIISEKTIEHIIEQKTNIPVGELKEKEQSQLIHLADDLKAHVIGQDEAVDKIAKAIRRNRVGLGTPNRPIGSFLFVGPTGVGKTELSKQLAIELFGSADSMIRFDMSEYMEKHSVAKLVGAPPGYVGYDEAGQLTEKVRRNPYSLILLDEVEKAHPDVMHMFLQVLDDGRLTDGQGRTVSFKDAIIIMTSNAGTGKAEASVGFGAAREGRTNSVLGELGNFFSPEFMNRFDGIIEFKPLSKDNLLQIVELMLADVNKRLSSNNIHLDVTDKVKEKLVDLGYDPKMGARPLRRTIQDHIEDAITDYYLENPSEKDLKAVMTSNGKIQIKSAKKTEKIKENTSEREE; the protein is encoded by the coding sequence ATGCTCTGTCAAAACTGTAAAATTAACGACTCAACAATTCATCTGTATACCAATATCAATGGGCAGCAAAAGCAAATTGATCTCTGTCAAAATTGCTATAAAATTATCAAAACAGATCCAAATAATACCCTCTTTAAAGGAATGACTGACTTAAACAATCGTGACTTTGATCCTTTCGGAGACTTTTTCAATGATTTGAACAATTTCAGGGCTTCTTCAAATAACGTCCCTCCAACTCAATCCGGTGGGGGATACGGAGGCAATGGGGGATACGGACCTCAAAACCGCGGACCTGTTCAAACACCTCCTCCTAGCCAAGAAAGAGGGCTCCTAGAGGAATATGGTATCAACGTGACTGAAATAGCTCGTCGAGGAGATATTGACCCTGTTATCGGCCGAGACGAGGAGATTATCCGCGTTATCGAAATCCTCAACCGTCGAACCAAAAACAATCCTGTCCTTATCGGAGAACCAGGTGTTGGTAAAACAGCCGTCGTTGAAGGTCTAGCTCAGAAGATTGTTGATGGTGATGTTCCCCATAAACTCCAAGGCAAGCAGGTCATCCGTCTGGATGTGGTTAGTCTAGTTCAAGGAACAGGGATTCGAGGCCAATTTGAAGAACGCATGCAAAAGCTCATGGAAGAAATTCGCAAACGCGAGGACATCATCCTCTTTATCGACGAAATTCATGAAATTGTTGGTGCAGGGTCAGCAGGTGATGGCAATATGGATGCAGGCAATATCCTGAAACCAGCCCTTGCCCGTGGTGAATTGCAATTGGTTGGCGCTACTACTCTCAATGAATACCGTATCATTGAAAAAGATGCTGCTTTGGAACGTCGTATGCAGCCTGTCAAAGTTGATGAACCAACTGTCGAAGAAACCATTATCATCCTCAAAGGGGTTCAAAAGAAATACGAAGACTACCATCACGTCATGTACACAGACGCTGCTATCGAAGCTGCTGCAAATCTTTCCAATCGCTATATCCAAGACCGCTTCTTGCCAGACAAGGCTATTGACCTGTTAGATGAAGCTGGTTCTAAGATGAATCTGACGCTGAACTTTGTTGATCCTAAAGTGATTGATCAGCGTTTAATTGAAGCTGAGAATCTCAAGGCTCAAGCTACTCGAGAGGAAGACTTTGAAAAGGCTGCCTATTTCCGCGATCAGATTGCCAAGTACAAGGAAATGCAGAAAAACAAGGTGACTGACCAGGATACTCCTATCATTAGCGAGAAAACCATTGAGCATATCATTGAGCAGAAAACCAATATTCCTGTCGGAGAACTCAAAGAAAAAGAACAGTCTCAGCTTATCCATCTAGCAGACGACCTCAAAGCTCATGTCATTGGTCAAGATGAAGCTGTCGATAAGATTGCCAAAGCCATCCGTCGTAATCGTGTTGGTCTTGGAACTCCTAACCGCCCAATCGGAAGCTTCCTCTTTGTCGGACCAACTGGTGTCGGTAAGACAGAACTGTCCAAACAACTAGCCATTGAACTCTTTGGTTCTGCTGACAGCATGATTCGCTTTGATATGAGTGAATACATGGAAAAACACAGTGTGGCTAAATTGGTCGGAGCCCCTCCAGGTTATGTTGGCTACGATGAAGCGGGTCAGTTAACGGAAAAAGTTCGTCGTAATCCTTACTCACTCATCCTTCTCGATGAAGTCGAAAAAGCCCATCCAGATGTGATGCACATGTTCCTTCAAGTCTTAGACGATGGCCGTTTGACAGACGGACAAGGACGAACAGTTAGCTTTAAGGATGCTATCATTATCATGACCTCAAATGCCGGTACCGGTAAGGCCGAAGCCAGTGTTGGTTTTGGAGCTGCTCGTGAAGGTCGAACCAACTCTGTTCTCGGTGAACTCGGCAACTTCTTTAGTCCTGAGTTTATGAACCGTTTTGACGGCATCATCGAATTTAAACCTCTCAGCAAGGACAACCTTCTCCAAATCGTCGAACTCATGCTAGCGGATGTCAACAAACGCCTCTCTAGCAACAACATCCACCTCGATGTGACTGACAAGGTCAAGGAAAAGTTGGTTGACTTGGGATATGATCCCAAAATGGGGGCACGGCCACTCCGTCGTACCATTCAAGACCATATTGAGGATGCTATCACAGACTACTACCTTGAAAACCCAAGTGAAAAAGACCTCAAGGCAGTTATGACAAGCAATGGTAAGATTCAAATCAAATCTGCCAAAAAAACTGAAAAAATCAAAGAAAATACTTCTGAAAGAGAAGAATAA
- a CDS encoding amino acid ABC transporter ATP-binding protein: MTETLIKIEELHKSFGKNEVLKGINLEIKRGEVVVIIGPSGSGKSTLLRSMNLLEEASKGKVIFEGVDITDKKNDLFAMREKMGMVFQQFNLFPNMTVMENITLSPIKTKGESKEVAEKRAQELLEKVGLPDKATAYPQSLSGGQQQRIAIARGLAMEPDVLLFDEPTSALDPEMVGEVLAVMQDLAKSGMTMVIVTHEMGFAREVADRVIFMADGVVVEDGTPEEIFDQTKEQRTKEFLSKVL, encoded by the coding sequence ATGACAGAAACCTTGATTAAAATTGAAGAACTACATAAATCTTTTGGGAAAAATGAAGTTTTAAAAGGCATCAATCTTGAGATTAAACGTGGAGAAGTTGTGGTCATTATTGGTCCGTCAGGGAGCGGGAAATCAACCCTCCTTCGTTCGATGAATCTACTTGAAGAAGCAAGCAAAGGTAAGGTTATCTTTGAAGGAGTTGATATCACAGATAAGAAAAATGATCTTTTTGCTATGCGTGAAAAGATGGGGATGGTATTCCAACAATTCAACCTCTTTCCCAATATGACAGTGATGGAAAATATCACTTTGTCACCAATTAAAACCAAAGGTGAAAGCAAGGAAGTTGCGGAGAAAAGAGCACAGGAACTGTTAGAAAAAGTTGGCTTGCCAGATAAGGCGACGGCCTATCCTCAGAGTTTGTCAGGTGGTCAGCAGCAACGGATTGCCATTGCACGTGGACTTGCTATGGAACCAGATGTTTTGCTCTTTGATGAGCCGACTTCAGCCCTAGACCCTGAGATGGTTGGAGAAGTTCTAGCTGTTATGCAAGACCTTGCCAAGTCAGGGATGACCATGGTGATTGTGACTCATGAAATGGGCTTTGCGCGTGAGGTAGCAGACCGTGTTATCTTTATGGCAGATGGAGTTGTTGTCGAAGATGGAACGCCTGAGGAAATTTTCGATCAAACAAAAGAACAACGGACCAAGGAATTTTTGAGTAAAGTTTTGTAA
- a CDS encoding bifunctional methylenetetrahydrofolate dehydrogenase/methenyltetrahydrofolate cyclohydrolase, with product MAQIIDGKALAAKLQGQLTEKTAKLKEETGLVPGLVVILVGDNPASQVYVRNKERSALAAGFRSEVVRVPETITQAELLDLITKYNQDPAWHGILVQLPLPKHIDEEAVLLAIDPEKDVDGFHPLNMGRLWSGHPVMIPSTPAGIMEMFHEYGIDLEGKNAVVIGRSNIVGKPMAQLLLAKNATVTLTHSRTHHLAKVAAKADILVVAIGRAKFVTAEFVKPGAVVIDVGMNRDENGKLCGDVDYDAVAPLASHITPVPGGVGPMTITMLMEQTYQAALRTLNKD from the coding sequence ATGGCACAGATTATTGATGGGAAGGCTCTTGCGGCTAAGTTACAAGGGCAGTTGACTGAAAAGACGGCCAAACTAAAAGAAGAAACAGGTTTAGTTCCAGGCTTGGTGGTGATTTTGGTTGGAGATAATCCAGCCAGCCAAGTCTACGTTCGCAACAAGGAACGCTCAGCTCTCGCTGCTGGCTTCCGTAGTGAAGTAGTGCGAGTTCCAGAGACCATTACCCAAGCGGAATTGTTAGACTTGATTACCAAATACAATCAAGATCCAGCTTGGCATGGGATTTTGGTCCAGTTACCTTTACCAAAACATATTGATGAAGAGGCAGTTTTATTAGCCATTGACCCCGAAAAAGACGTGGATGGTTTCCATCCGCTAAACATGGGACGCTTATGGTCTGGGCATCCAGTTATGATTCCTTCGACACCTGCAGGAATTATGGAAATGTTTCATGAGTATGGGATTGATCTAGAAGGTAAAAATGCGGTTGTTATCGGTCGTTCCAATATTGTCGGAAAGCCAATGGCTCAGCTTCTTTTGGCTAAGAATGCGACTGTGACTTTGACTCACTCACGCACCCATCATCTTGCCAAGGTGGCTGCTAAGGCAGATATTCTGGTGGTTGCAATCGGTCGCGCTAAGTTTGTGACTGCTGAGTTTGTCAAACCGGGAGCGGTTGTCATTGACGTTGGGATGAACCGAGATGAAAACGGCAAGCTTTGTGGAGATGTTGATTATGATGCCGTTGCACCACTTGCCAGTCACATCACACCTGTACCGGGTGGAGTTGGTCCTATGACTATTACCATGCTAATGGAGCAAACCTATCAGGCAGCTCTTCGTACACTGAACAAGGACTAG
- a CDS encoding bifunctional DnaQ family exonuclease/ATP-dependent helicase, which produces MNARNDRYVVVDLEATSTGSKAKIIQVGIVVIENGEIIDQYATDVNPHEPLDSHIKELTGLTDQRLAAAPEFSQVAGKIFELVKDGIFVAHNVQFDANLLAEFLFFEGYELRTPRVDTVELAQVLYPQFEKYNLGILCQELGIELEHAHTALSDAQATAELLLYMRQKLFELPKGLLESLLNLADNLLYESYLVIEEVYQQQSLLSSPDLMELHGLFLKKESKGLVPRKLSKDFAKNISLLGLEERPQQLEFAEKVEHLLEEHQTSFIQAQTGLGKTYGYLLPALNLESQAGVLVSVPTKILQNQIIQEEGQRLKEVFHLEIHSLKGPQNYLKLDAFHRLLHRPESNRLFTRFKMQLLIWLTETETGDLDEIGQLYRYQHFLPELVHDGKLSRKSLFATEDFWKRGQEKAKTSRVLLTNHAYLVTRLEDNPEFVDNRLVILDEAQKMLLALENLAQQAYRLEDLVTQIEKSLESEEDLVQKRLLESIGFECRYLMEHYQSGLKNGKWLDSLEQLRQHFSELALPEYREIANFFTSDREFWLAPAEKSSKDVLICSSKEGRFILAGLLPEDCRLLGVSATLEISNRVSLADLLGFPDAPLVRLDVAKQEQQEVFLIDDFPLVTEVSPFDYACEVASVIRSLQAFQEPLLVLFTSKEMLLAVSDLLDQPHLAQYKNGEPSQLKKRFEKGERQILLGTGSFWEGVDFSTHPCVIQVIPRLPFQNPQEPLTKKLNQELRQEGKNPFYDYQLPMAIIRLKQALGRTVRRPNQGSVAVILDSRVVSKRYGKQIAQTLSKERAVQVLSREQLEPAVADFLQSRRNRMKEKSKKEKR; this is translated from the coding sequence ATGAATGCGAGAAATGATCGGTATGTGGTCGTTGATTTAGAGGCGACCAGCACCGGAAGCAAGGCAAAAATTATTCAAGTAGGCATTGTGGTGATTGAGAATGGTGAAATCATCGATCAGTATGCGACTGATGTCAATCCCCACGAACCCTTGGATTCTCATATCAAAGAATTAACAGGTCTGACCGATCAGCGTTTGGCTGCAGCGCCAGAGTTTTCTCAGGTGGCTGGAAAAATTTTTGAATTGGTTAAGGACGGTATTTTTGTTGCGCACAATGTACAGTTTGATGCTAACCTTCTTGCAGAATTCCTCTTTTTTGAAGGATATGAATTGCGCACACCGCGGGTGGATACTGTTGAGCTTGCTCAAGTTCTGTATCCTCAGTTTGAAAAGTATAACTTAGGTATCCTTTGTCAAGAGTTGGGCATTGAGCTGGAACATGCCCATACTGCCCTGTCAGATGCTCAGGCAACAGCTGAACTCTTGCTTTACATGCGTCAAAAACTATTTGAGTTACCAAAAGGGCTTTTAGAAAGCTTGTTAAACCTTGCAGACAACCTTCTCTATGAAAGTTATCTGGTGATTGAGGAGGTCTATCAGCAACAATCGCTCTTATCTTCGCCAGACCTGATGGAGCTTCATGGGCTTTTCCTCAAAAAGGAAAGCAAAGGCTTAGTCCCACGAAAGTTATCCAAAGATTTTGCTAAAAATATTTCTTTATTGGGGCTGGAGGAGCGTCCGCAACAGTTGGAATTTGCGGAGAAGGTTGAGCACTTATTGGAAGAACACCAGACTTCCTTCATTCAAGCTCAAACAGGACTAGGCAAGACTTATGGTTATCTCCTCCCAGCTTTGAACTTGGAGAGTCAAGCAGGTGTCCTAGTGAGTGTTCCGACCAAAATTCTTCAAAATCAAATCATACAAGAAGAAGGTCAGCGCTTAAAAGAGGTCTTCCATCTGGAAATTCATAGTCTCAAGGGGCCTCAAAATTATTTAAAACTGGATGCCTTTCACCGACTTCTCCATCGACCGGAGTCCAATCGCCTTTTCACACGCTTTAAAATGCAACTGCTCATCTGGCTAACAGAGACAGAGACTGGTGACTTGGACGAAATCGGGCAACTTTATCGCTATCAGCATTTTCTGCCAGAACTAGTCCACGATGGCAAGCTTTCAAGGAAAAGTCTATTTGCTACAGAGGATTTTTGGAAACGAGGGCAGGAAAAGGCCAAGACCAGTCGTGTTCTCTTGACTAATCATGCCTATCTGGTCACTCGTTTGGAAGACAATCCAGAGTTTGTTGACAACCGTTTGGTAATTTTGGATGAAGCTCAAAAAATGCTGCTAGCTCTCGAAAATCTAGCTCAGCAGGCTTATCGCCTAGAGGATCTCGTAACTCAAATTGAAAAGTCCTTAGAGTCAGAGGAAGATTTGGTTCAGAAACGCTTGCTTGAGAGTATCGGCTTTGAATGTCGTTACTTGATGGAGCACTATCAGTCAGGTCTGAAGAATGGAAAGTGGTTGGATTCTCTTGAACAGTTGCGCCAGCATTTTTCGGAGTTAGCTCTCCCAGAGTATAGAGAGATTGCAAACTTTTTCACGTCGGACCGTGAATTTTGGCTTGCTCCAGCAGAGAAATCTAGTAAGGATGTCCTGATTTGTTCAAGCAAAGAAGGTCGCTTTATACTAGCAGGCTTATTGCCAGAAGATTGTCGGCTCCTAGGAGTATCTGCCACTCTTGAAATCAGCAATCGGGTTTCCTTAGCTGATTTACTGGGATTCCCAGATGCTCCACTTGTTAGGCTTGATGTAGCAAAGCAGGAGCAACAAGAAGTCTTTCTAATCGATGACTTTCCTCTCGTGACAGAAGTTTCGCCTTTTGACTATGCTTGTGAAGTGGCTTCGGTCATTCGAAGTTTACAAGCCTTTCAAGAACCCTTATTGGTTTTGTTTACCTCAAAAGAGATGTTGCTGGCAGTTTCGGACCTGCTCGACCAACCGCATCTAGCTCAGTATAAAAATGGGGAACCAAGTCAACTGAAAAAACGTTTTGAAAAGGGTGAACGCCAGATCTTGCTTGGAACAGGCAGTTTCTGGGAAGGAGTTGATTTTTCAACCCATCCTTGCGTGATTCAAGTGATTCCGAGATTGCCTTTCCAAAATCCCCAAGAGCCGTTAACCAAAAAGTTAAACCAAGAACTGCGTCAAGAAGGGAAAAATCCTTTCTATGATTATCAGTTACCGATGGCGATCATTCGGCTAAAACAAGCCCTTGGTCGTACTGTTAGACGGCCCAACCAAGGTTCGGTTGCTGTAATCTTAGACAGTCGTGTTGTCAGCAAGCGTTACGGCAAACAAATCGCCCAGACCTTGTCAAAAGAAAGGGCTGTTCAGGTTCTTTCTAGAGAACAGCTAGAGCCTGCTGTAGCTGATTTTCTCCAATCCCGTCGCAATAGAATGAAAGAAAAATCCAAGAAAGAGAAAAGGTAA
- a CDS encoding amino acid ABC transporter permease: protein MNFSFLPKYLPYFNYGALITVLISILVVCLGTIIGVLLAFAQRSRFKPLVWFANVYVWIFRGTPMMVQIMISFALMHINAPTIQVGILGVDLSRLIPGILIISMNSGAYVSETVRAGINAVPKGQLEAAYSLGIRPKNAMRYVILPQAIKNILPALGNEFITIIKDSSLLSAIGVMELWNGATTVATTTYLPLTPLLFAAFYYLIMTSVLTVALKAFEKHIGQGDKK from the coding sequence ATGAATTTTTCTTTTTTACCAAAGTATTTACCGTATTTTAACTATGGTGCTCTGATTACCGTATTGATTTCCATCCTTGTTGTTTGCTTAGGGACCATTATAGGTGTGTTACTGGCCTTTGCCCAACGTTCACGCTTTAAACCGCTCGTTTGGTTTGCAAATGTGTATGTTTGGATCTTCCGTGGAACTCCAATGATGGTTCAGATTATGATTTCCTTTGCTCTTATGCATATCAATGCTCCGACTATTCAAGTGGGAATTTTAGGAGTTGATCTTTCTCGTCTGATTCCTGGTATTCTGATTATTTCTATGAACAGTGGAGCTTACGTTTCAGAAACTGTTCGTGCGGGGATCAATGCCGTTCCTAAAGGGCAGTTAGAGGCTGCATATTCTCTAGGTATTCGTCCCAAAAATGCCATGCGTTATGTCATTTTGCCACAAGCTATCAAGAATATTCTTCCAGCGCTGGGAAATGAATTTATCACCATTATCAAGGATAGTTCCCTCTTGTCGGCAATTGGGGTGATGGAGTTGTGGAATGGTGCAACGACAGTAGCAACAACAACGTATTTACCGTTGACTCCTCTTTTATTTGCAGCCTTTTACTATTTGATTATGACCTCTGTTTTGACAGTGGCGTTGAAAGCTTTTGAAAAACATATTGGACAAGGAGACAAAAAATAA
- a CDS encoding NUDIX hydrolase, giving the protein MANPTFGDKKENVTYQPRYGVYAVIPDAEKKQIVLVQAPNGAWFLPGGEIEAGEDHQDALKRELIEELGFTAEIGTYYGQADEYFYSRHRDTYYYNPAYLYEATSFQEVQKPLEDFNHIAWFPIDEAIEKLKRGSHKWGIEAWKIQHGID; this is encoded by the coding sequence ATGGCAAACCCAACTTTTGGTGATAAAAAAGAGAATGTGACCTACCAGCCTCGCTATGGCGTGTACGCAGTTATTCCTGATGCAGAAAAAAAACAAATTGTCCTAGTTCAAGCTCCCAATGGTGCTTGGTTCTTGCCAGGTGGAGAAATTGAAGCAGGCGAAGATCATCAAGATGCACTGAAGAGAGAACTAATCGAAGAACTTGGCTTTACAGCTGAGATTGGAACCTATTATGGGCAAGCTGATGAGTATTTCTACTCTCGCCACCGTGATACCTACTACTACAACCCAGCTTATCTCTATGAAGCTACTTCTTTCCAAGAAGTACAAAAACCATTGGAAGATTTTAATCATATTGCTTGGTTTCCTATTGATGAAGCAATTGAAAAACTCAAACGTGGTAGCCATAAATGGGGAATTGAAGCTTGGAAAATCCAGCATGGAATTGACTAA